A region of Veillonellaceae bacterium DNA encodes the following proteins:
- the rbsB gene encoding ribose ABC transporter substrate-binding protein RbsB produces the protein MLKKIALAAMIGAALISVAGCGSSDKKSNGAASGSKNVTIGFSVSTQNNPFFVTMANSVKAAADKAGVNVKIVDAQNDPAKQANDIADLLQGNISVLIVNPVDSAAISNSVIAANKAKIPVITIDRSSDKGEVAAHIASNNVKGGEMAANFIVSKLGEGVPVAELEGIPGASATRERGQGFHNIADNKLKVVAKQSADFDRSKGLTVTENILQANPEIKAIFAQNDEMALGAVSAAKAANKQLLIIGFDGTADGIKAVNDGEMAATIAQQPDKMGEIGVDTAIKLAKHENVEKNIAVDLKLVEKK, from the coding sequence TTGTTAAAGAAAATCGCTTTGGCTGCAATGATCGGTGCAGCACTTATTTCTGTCGCAGGCTGCGGCTCTTCTGATAAGAAGTCCAACGGAGCAGCTTCTGGCTCCAAGAATGTTACGATCGGCTTCTCTGTTTCCACACAGAACAACCCGTTCTTCGTAACCATGGCTAACAGCGTAAAAGCCGCTGCTGATAAAGCCGGTGTCAATGTTAAAATCGTTGATGCTCAGAATGACCCTGCAAAGCAGGCTAATGATATCGCAGATCTGCTCCAGGGCAACATCAGCGTACTCATCGTAAACCCGGTTGACTCCGCTGCCATCTCCAACTCTGTCATCGCAGCAAATAAGGCAAAGATTCCGGTTATCACCATTGACCGCTCTTCCGATAAGGGCGAAGTTGCAGCTCATATCGCTTCCAACAACGTCAAAGGCGGCGAAATGGCAGCTAACTTCATCGTTTCTAAACTTGGCGAAGGTGTTCCGGTTGCTGAACTGGAAGGTATTCCAGGCGCATCTGCTACACGTGAACGCGGCCAGGGCTTCCATAACATTGCCGACAATAAACTGAAGGTTGTTGCAAAGCAGAGCGCAGACTTTGACAGAAGCAAGGGCCTGACAGTTACTGAAAATATTCTTCAGGCAAATCCTGAAATCAAGGCTATTTTCGCTCAGAATGACGAAATGGCTCTTGGCGCAGTCAGCGCAGCAAAAGCTGCTAACAAGCAGCTCCTGATTATCGGCTTCGACGGCACTGCTGACGGCATCAAAGCTGTCAACGACGGCGAAATGGCAGCTACCATTGCTCAGCAGCCAGATAAGATGGGCGAAATCGGCGTTGATACCGCTATTAAGCTCGCTAAGCATGAAAACGTAGAAAAGAATATTGCTGTTGACCTGAAACTGGTTGAAAAGAAATAA
- the murB gene encoding UDP-N-acetylmuramate dehydrogenase, protein MNLNDANLFSGVLGENQIKVNEPMSRHTTFGIGGPADFFLLPETTEELCIITKLVRKNNLPLFILGGGANLLVRDKGIRGVVICTSRLQGIEKIGNMLKVSSGIPTAAVARKALSYGLSGMEFASGIPGSIGGAAFMNAGAYGGEMSKIISQATVCDTSGDLVVYDKKDLGYSYRQSRFMQKGEVIVDITLSLKEGNENDIKALMDDLNGRRRSKQPLDKKSAGSTFKRPEGHFVGQMIEELGLKGFSVGDAQVSEMHAGFLINNGNASCEDMLQLIHVVQGKVKEAYGVDLHTEVQIVGEE, encoded by the coding sequence ATGAATTTAAATGACGCAAATCTTTTCTCCGGCGTTTTAGGAGAAAATCAAATAAAAGTGAACGAACCTATGAGCAGGCATACGACATTTGGTATTGGCGGGCCCGCTGATTTTTTTCTGCTGCCTGAAACGACAGAAGAATTATGCATCATTACCAAACTGGTCAGAAAGAATAATCTGCCGCTCTTCATCCTTGGCGGCGGCGCGAACCTTCTTGTCAGGGACAAGGGAATACGCGGTGTTGTCATCTGCACATCCCGTCTTCAGGGCATTGAAAAAATAGGAAATATGCTTAAAGTATCAAGCGGCATTCCGACAGCCGCTGTTGCCAGGAAGGCTCTTTCATACGGCCTCTCCGGGATGGAATTTGCAAGCGGCATCCCGGGTTCTATCGGCGGAGCTGCATTCATGAATGCGGGTGCTTATGGCGGGGAAATGTCAAAAATCATTTCCCAGGCGACGGTCTGCGATACGAGCGGCGACCTTGTTGTTTATGACAAGAAGGATCTCGGATATTCTTACCGCCAAAGCCGTTTCATGCAGAAAGGCGAGGTCATTGTAGATATTACACTCTCCCTCAAGGAAGGCAATGAAAACGATATCAAGGCGCTTATGGATGATTTGAACGGAAGACGCAGATCCAAGCAGCCGCTGGACAAGAAGAGCGCAGGAAGCACCTTTAAACGCCCTGAGGGCCATTTCGTAGGCCAGATGATAGAAGAATTAGGGCTTAAGGGATTTTCTGTCGGAGATGCCCAGGTGAGCGAAATGCATGCCGGATTCCTGATCAATAACGGCAACGCCAGCTGCGAAGATATGCTCCAGCTGATTCATGTAGTACAGGGAAAAGTGAAGGAAGCCTATGGAGTCGATCTGCATACGGAAGTACAGATTGTCGGAGAAGAATAA
- the hslV gene encoding ATP-dependent protease subunit HslV, translated as MFHATTILAVKKDGHTAVAGDGQVTMGNAVIMKNTARKVRRLYHGKVIAGFAGSVADAFALFDKFESKLVDCNGNLVRAAVEFAKEWRSDRVLQKLEALLIMTDGEHLFLVSGSGEVIEPDDGILAIGSGGNYALAAARALVSVTDLSAREIAEKSLHIAADICVYTNHNVIVEEI; from the coding sequence ATGTTTCACGCAACGACAATATTGGCAGTCAAGAAAGATGGACATACAGCAGTAGCTGGTGACGGGCAGGTCACTATGGGCAATGCCGTCATCATGAAAAATACGGCGCGTAAAGTAAGACGCCTTTATCACGGCAAGGTAATAGCAGGCTTTGCAGGTTCAGTGGCAGATGCCTTTGCTCTTTTTGATAAATTCGAATCAAAACTGGTCGACTGCAACGGCAACCTGGTCAGGGCGGCTGTCGAGTTTGCCAAGGAATGGAGAAGCGACAGAGTTCTCCAGAAACTGGAAGCGCTCCTGATCATGACAGACGGGGAGCATCTTTTCCTTGTATCCGGAAGCGGGGAAGTCATAGAACCTGACGACGGAATCCTTGCTATCGGAAGCGGCGGGAATTATGCGCTCGCAGCTGCCAGGGCACTGGTATCCGTAACAGATCTTTCTGCCCGTGAAATTGCAGAGAAATCACTTCATATAGCGGCAGATATCTGTGTTTATACAAATCACAACGTCATCGTGGAGGAAATATAA
- the rbsD gene encoding D-ribose pyranase, which translates to MNKYGILNSSIAKVLADLGHTDKICIGDCGLPVPSGVEKIDLALRFGEPLFIEVVKEVAKNMQIEKIYLAPETASKNPKQWEALKEVFPEDKVEWVMLKDHEQLKAMEKDCKTVIRTGEVTPFSNIILQSGVIF; encoded by the coding sequence ATGAACAAGTATGGAATCTTAAACAGCAGCATTGCTAAAGTTCTGGCAGATCTGGGCCATACAGATAAAATCTGCATTGGCGACTGCGGACTTCCTGTGCCAAGCGGCGTAGAGAAAATCGATCTGGCGCTTCGTTTCGGTGAACCGCTCTTTATCGAAGTTGTCAAAGAAGTGGCAAAGAACATGCAGATAGAGAAAATTTATCTGGCACCGGAAACAGCATCCAAGAATCCAAAGCAGTGGGAAGCACTGAAAGAAGTATTCCCGGAAGACAAAGTCGAATGGGTCATGCTGAAGGACCACGAACAGCTGAAAGCAATGGAGAAGGATTGCAAGACTGTCATCAGGACAGGAGAAGTTACTCCTTTCTCCAATATTATTCTCCAGTCCGGAGTCATCTTCTAA
- the rbsK gene encoding ribokinase — protein MGHISVIGSCNMDLMIEADRRPQAGETVMGKRLIVSPGGKGANQAVAAARLGEKVYMIGCVGNDAYGSMMLDTLKENGVNTDYVSVLDNEATGTAHIILAEGDNSIIVLKGANDKVDKNVVDSAFDIIKTSSLVMLQHEIPMDTIGYIIDRCYEEGIPVMLNPAPYMDIPEEWIEKVTYLTPNEHEAALMFEGMDRDEILKAHAGKVIMTVGKEGVVYGDGDDVVHVSGFTVSAVDTTGAGDTFNGAFAAARCDGLPLKEAVRFANAAAALSVQKIGAQGGMPWRSEVEEMLS, from the coding sequence ATGGGTCATATTTCTGTGATAGGCAGCTGTAACATGGATCTCATGATCGAGGCCGACAGAAGACCACAAGCCGGCGAAACAGTTATGGGAAAGAGACTGATCGTTTCTCCTGGAGGAAAAGGGGCCAATCAGGCAGTAGCAGCAGCCCGACTTGGGGAAAAGGTATATATGATTGGCTGTGTTGGCAATGACGCTTATGGCAGCATGATGCTCGATACGCTCAAAGAGAACGGCGTGAATACGGATTATGTGTCTGTCCTGGACAATGAAGCGACCGGCACGGCGCACATCATTCTGGCAGAAGGCGATAACAGCATCATCGTATTGAAGGGTGCCAATGACAAAGTGGATAAAAATGTAGTTGATTCTGCTTTTGATATTATCAAGACATCTTCGCTTGTCATGCTCCAGCATGAGATTCCCATGGATACTATTGGATATATCATTGACAGGTGCTATGAAGAAGGGATTCCGGTCATGCTGAATCCTGCACCTTACATGGATATCCCTGAAGAATGGATTGAAAAAGTTACATACCTGACTCCTAATGAACATGAAGCAGCGCTGATGTTTGAAGGAATGGACCGTGATGAAATTCTGAAAGCCCATGCCGGAAAGGTCATCATGACCGTAGGAAAAGAAGGCGTTGTTTACGGGGATGGCGATGATGTGGTTCATGTTTCCGGATTTACTGTCTCTGCAGTAGATACGACCGGGGCAGGGGATACATTCAACGGTGCTTTCGCAGCTGCAAGATGCGACGGGCTTCCGCTTAAGGAAGCAGTACGTTTTGCCAATGCGGCAGCGGCTTTGTCAGTTCAGAAGATTGGCGCTCAGGGCGGCATGCCTTGGCGCAGTGAAGTGGAGGAGATGCTTTCATGA
- the rbsC gene encoding ribose ABC transporter permease (functions to transport ribose at high affinity; forms a complex with RbsA2C2B), which yields MNSAKVKNIVREMGPLIGLILLFIVISVLNDSFIDPSNLRNLARQISINALIAFGMTFVILTGGIDLSVGSILALSSALMASMIAKGTNPEMAIVFSAFIGILLGAVNGIIISYGKVAPFIATLATMTIYRGATLVYTNGNPISELTDDPLFTGCGQGFVLGIPVPAIVMLIAFFILYFILKKTPLGRQTYAVGGNEKVSYISGIKIDRIKIFAYALTGCLCAVAGAILTARLNSAQPTAGMGYELDAIAAVVLGGTSLAGGKGRISGTLIGALIIGTLNNGLNILNVSSFYQQVVKGIVILLAVLMDRKKN from the coding sequence ATGAATTCCGCTAAAGTAAAAAACATTGTAAGAGAAATGGGTCCGCTGATTGGGCTGATTCTTCTCTTTATTGTCATTTCTGTATTGAATGACAGTTTCATCGATCCATCTAACTTAAGAAACCTGGCCAGACAGATTTCCATCAATGCACTGATCGCCTTTGGCATGACCTTCGTCATCCTGACGGGCGGCATTGACCTGTCTGTCGGTTCCATTCTGGCTCTTTCCAGTGCACTTATGGCAAGCATGATTGCCAAAGGCACGAATCCGGAAATGGCAATCGTATTCTCTGCTTTCATCGGCATCCTTCTGGGAGCCGTGAACGGCATCATCATTTCTTATGGCAAGGTCGCACCTTTTATTGCTACACTGGCTACCATGACTATTTACCGCGGTGCTACCCTTGTTTATACAAACGGCAACCCGATCAGCGAATTGACAGATGATCCTCTCTTCACAGGTTGTGGTCAGGGATTTGTCCTTGGAATTCCGGTTCCTGCGATTGTCATGCTGATTGCATTCTTCATCCTGTACTTCATCCTGAAGAAGACTCCTCTTGGACGTCAGACTTATGCAGTAGGCGGCAATGAAAAGGTCTCCTACATTTCCGGGATTAAGATTGACAGAATCAAGATTTTTGCGTATGCTTTGACTGGATGCCTTTGTGCGGTGGCAGGCGCTATCCTGACTGCTCGTCTGAACAGTGCCCAGCCTACAGCCGGCATGGGTTATGAACTTGATGCTATCGCTGCAGTAGTACTTGGCGGTACATCTCTGGCCGGCGGTAAAGGCCGTATTTCCGGTACTTTGATCGGTGCTCTGATCATTGGTACATTGAATAACGGTCTTAACATACTGAACGTATCCAGCTTCTACCAGCAGGTTGTCAAAGGTATAGTTATTTTGCTCGCAGTACTTATGGATCGCAAGAAAAACTAA
- a CDS encoding O-acetylhomoserine aminocarboxypropyltransferase/cysteine synthase, producing MSEKKLHFETLQQHAGQVPDPVTGARAVPIYQTTSYVFKDAQEAEDRFALRNPGYIYGRLTNPTQDVLEKRLAALEGGTAGLAVASGAAAVTYSILNIAGAGDEIVAASTLYGGTYELFTDTLPQLGITTHFVDPDHPEEIEKAITPKTKAVYIETLGNPAINIPDFDLIRDIAHARNLPVLVDNTFATPYLFRPLEHGLDVSIHSTTKFIGGHGTTLGGAIIENGAFNWNQPERYPHFAKPDASYHGINFATDIPGAGFVTRIRAKVLRDTGAAISPISAWFFIQGLETLSLRVERHVYNATKVAEYLEAHPKVAKVNYPGLKSSPYHKLQEKYLPKGAGSIFSIELKDGFEAARKFIDNLEIFSDLANVGDSKSLVVHPASTTHQQLDEAAQKAAGITPGTVRISVGIENVDDLLNDLEQALAKI from the coding sequence ATGAGCGAAAAGAAACTTCATTTTGAAACATTACAACAGCATGCAGGCCAGGTGCCGGATCCGGTAACAGGGGCAAGAGCCGTTCCGATTTATCAGACGACATCCTATGTATTCAAGGATGCACAGGAAGCAGAAGACCGCTTCGCACTCCGCAATCCGGGTTACATTTATGGCCGCCTGACCAATCCGACGCAGGATGTACTGGAAAAGAGACTGGCAGCCCTTGAAGGCGGCACAGCAGGCCTTGCTGTAGCAAGCGGCGCAGCAGCAGTTACGTATTCCATTTTGAATATTGCAGGAGCCGGCGATGAAATCGTTGCCGCATCCACCCTTTACGGCGGCACCTATGAGCTCTTTACCGATACACTGCCGCAGCTCGGCATTACGACCCATTTCGTAGATCCTGATCATCCGGAAGAAATTGAAAAGGCGATTACTCCAAAGACAAAAGCAGTCTATATCGAAACATTGGGAAATCCGGCCATCAACATCCCGGACTTTGATCTGATCAGGGATATCGCTCATGCCAGGAATCTTCCTGTACTTGTTGATAATACATTTGCTACACCTTACTTATTCCGTCCTCTGGAACACGGGCTTGACGTATCCATCCATTCCACGACAAAATTCATCGGCGGACACGGCACGACACTGGGTGGTGCTATCATTGAAAACGGAGCATTCAACTGGAACCAGCCGGAAAGATATCCTCATTTCGCAAAACCGGATGCATCCTATCATGGAATCAATTTTGCAACAGACATCCCGGGAGCCGGCTTCGTAACAAGAATCCGTGCCAAAGTACTCAGAGATACCGGCGCAGCCATTTCCCCGATTTCCGCATGGTTCTTTATTCAGGGACTTGAAACACTGTCCCTCCGTGTAGAAAGACATGTTTACAACGCAACGAAAGTGGCTGAATACCTGGAAGCTCATCCGAAGGTAGCAAAGGTCAACTATCCGGGCCTCAAATCTTCTCCATATCATAAACTGCAGGAAAAATACCTGCCGAAGGGCGCGGGTTCCATTTTCTCCATCGAGCTGAAAGACGGGTTTGAAGCAGCCAGAAAATTCATTGACAACCTCGAAATCTTCTCCGACCTTGCCAATGTAGGCGACTCCAAATCTCTCGTCGTTCATCCGGCCTCCACTACCCATCAGCAGCTTGATGAAGCAGCACAGAAGGCAGCAGGAATCACACCGGGAACCGTACGTATTTCTGTAGGCATTGAAAATGTCGACGATCTCCTGAATGATCTGGAACAGGCTCTTGCCAAAATTTGA
- a CDS encoding sugar ABC transporter ATP-binding protein produces the protein MDINMVGICKSFGTNKVLGGVNLHIRPGEVHALMGENGAGKSTLMNILTGIHKADAGTILVDGKEVTFQNNKDAEEHGIAFIHQELNIWPNLSVLENLFPTNQPRTRLGLIDFKEMRRRAEAKCKEIGIELPLDAIAGECSVGQQQMTEITRNLMLDAKTVIMDEPTAALTERETDSLFAVMKTLKNNGVSVIYISHRMEEVFNNCDTITVMRDGQTISTRPTEETGMDQIVNDMVGRVMSEYYPVRTNVPGDEVFRVENFTQPGVFRDVSFSVRKGEILGVAGLMGAGRTEIMRAIFGVDPHESGKLYLEGKEITIKKPLDAINHGFGFITENRKSEGLILDFSIGKNIALPSEERLAKGHVINAKAERDFSEELSHRLGVKAQSIDLAASTLSGGNQQKVVIAKWVGMHPKLLILDEPTRGIDIGAKKDIYDLMNELTAKGVSIIMVSSELPEVIGMSDRIMVIHEGRVAGIVDHKDATQTRIMTLATGGE, from the coding sequence ATGGATATAAATATGGTAGGGATTTGCAAATCCTTCGGTACGAACAAAGTACTCGGGGGAGTCAATCTCCATATTCGTCCCGGCGAAGTGCATGCTTTGATGGGCGAAAACGGGGCAGGCAAATCTACATTGATGAATATTTTAACAGGGATTCATAAAGCGGATGCCGGAACGATTCTTGTCGATGGAAAGGAAGTCACATTCCAGAACAATAAGGATGCAGAAGAGCATGGCATTGCTTTTATTCATCAGGAACTCAATATATGGCCGAACTTGTCAGTGCTTGAAAATCTCTTCCCGACAAACCAGCCCAGAACACGTCTGGGATTGATTGATTTCAAGGAAATGAGAAGACGCGCTGAAGCAAAGTGCAAGGAAATCGGAATTGAACTTCCTCTTGATGCAATTGCAGGAGAGTGCTCCGTAGGCCAGCAGCAGATGACTGAAATTACACGAAACCTGATGCTGGATGCCAAGACGGTCATCATGGACGAACCGACAGCTGCCTTGACAGAACGTGAAACCGACAGCCTTTTTGCCGTCATGAAGACATTGAAGAACAACGGCGTATCTGTCATTTATATTTCCCACCGCATGGAAGAAGTATTCAATAACTGTGATACGATCACCGTCATGCGTGACGGACAGACAATCAGCACGCGTCCTACGGAAGAAACAGGAATGGACCAGATCGTCAATGATATGGTTGGCCGTGTCATGAGCGAATATTATCCGGTTCGTACGAACGTTCCGGGCGATGAAGTATTCCGCGTGGAAAACTTCACACAGCCCGGCGTGTTCCGTGATGTTTCCTTCTCCGTCAGGAAGGGCGAGATCCTTGGCGTGGCAGGGCTCATGGGCGCAGGACGTACGGAAATCATGAGAGCCATTTTTGGCGTCGATCCGCATGAATCCGGCAAGCTGTACCTGGAAGGAAAGGAAATCACAATCAAGAAGCCGCTTGATGCAATCAATCATGGTTTCGGGTTCATTACAGAAAACAGAAAATCCGAAGGTCTGATCCTTGACTTCTCAATCGGAAAGAATATTGCGCTTCCCAGTGAAGAAAGACTGGCCAAGGGCCATGTCATCAATGCCAAAGCTGAACGGGATTTTTCCGAAGAACTTTCCCACCGTTTGGGGGTTAAAGCACAGAGCATTGATTTGGCAGCAAGCACACTCTCTGGCGGCAATCAGCAGAAGGTCGTCATTGCCAAGTGGGTAGGCATGCACCCCAAGCTTCTGATCCTCGACGAACCGACAAGAGGCATCGATATCGGTGCGAAGAAGGATATTTATGATTTGATGAATGAACTGACCGCCAAAGGCGTGTCCATCATCATGGTTTCTTCCGAACTTCCGGAAGTCATCGGGATGAGTGACAGAATCATGGTTATCCATGAAGGCCGTGTGGCTGGAATCGTTGATCATAAAGATGCAACACAGACAAGAATTATGACGCTTGCAACCGGAGGAGAGTAA
- a CDS encoding PaaI family thioesterase, with product MEILTDPEQIRQHIRDIYKPNHFMMDYFHINIEEIHCGSATVSLKTDPEKHNNQRGVIHGGVFAALADSVTGVTSATVGAVVATVTLTMNFIRTVTPGETIRVTSKVTHRGRSTIAITAEMRDEEGRLMSNILANMMVIGEFPEIPHHWNG from the coding sequence ATGGAAATTTTAACAGACCCAGAACAAATCAGGCAGCACATCAGAGATATATACAAGCCCAATCATTTCATGATGGATTACTTCCATATCAACATTGAAGAAATTCACTGCGGAAGCGCAACGGTCAGCCTTAAGACCGACCCCGAAAAGCATAACAACCAGAGAGGCGTCATTCATGGAGGCGTTTTTGCCGCGCTTGCTGATTCCGTTACAGGTGTGACGAGCGCAACCGTAGGCGCCGTCGTTGCAACAGTTACACTGACGATGAATTTCATCCGTACGGTAACGCCTGGAGAAACAATCCGCGTCACGAGCAAGGTCACTCACCGCGGCCGCTCTACCATCGCCATTACCGCTGAAATGCGCGACGAGGAAGGACGCCTTATGTCCAATATCCTTGCCAACATGATGGTCATCGGAGAATTTCCTGAAATCCCCCACCACTGGAACGGCTAG